One genomic window of Caenorhabditis elegans chromosome I includes the following:
- the fkb-5 gene encoding peptidylprolyl isomerase (Confirmed by transcript evidence): MRVILLCLIVAAYCFAAEEQKLQWKDEDGLEIKIIRPIKAEKCPIKSQDGDVLDQWYKLSDKDGKEIGSNFNKKPYTFTLGKGQVIPGMERAMTGMCKGEKRKVVIPGNLGFGDKGRERDNIKEDQTLYYTVQLVDLFRAVPGEKWTTDEGIVIEQTHKIDEDKCKKSKSGDTIHQQYVLHLEDGTFVDSSFSRNAPFIFKLNNNEVIKGMDIAMTGMCEGERRQVVIPSDFGYGDDGRAPAIPGKARLYFDITLEKLIQRDEL, translated from the exons ATGCGTGTCATTCTTCTGTGCTTGATAGTAGCAGCGTACTGCTTTGCCGCCGAGGAGCAAAAGCTTCAATGGAAGGATGAGGATGGTCTTGAGATCAAGATCATCAGGCCGATCAAGGCTGAGAAGTGCCCGATCAAGTCGCAAGACGGGGATGTTCTCGATCAATGGTACAAGCTTTCTGATAAGGATGGAAAGGAAATCGGATCCAACTTCAACAAGAAGCC ATACACCTTCACCCTCGGAAAAGGACAGGTCATCCCAGGAATGGAGAGAGCTATGACCGGAATGTGCAAGGGAGAAAAGAGAAAGGTCGTCATCCCAGGAAACCTCGGATTCGGAGACAAGGGACGTGAGCGTGACAACATCAAGGAGGATCAGACCCTCTACTACACCGTCCAGCTCGTCGATCTGTTCCGCGCTGTGCCAGGAGAGAAGTGGACCACCGATGAGGGAATCGTTATTGAGCAGACACACAAGATTGATGAGGATAAGTGCAAGAAGTCGAAGAGTGGAGACACCATTCACCAACAGTACGTGCTTCATCTTGAGGACGGAACTTTCGTCGATTCGTCTTTTTCTCGCAACGCTCCATTCATCTTCAAGTTGAATAATAAT GAAGTCATCAAGGGAATGGACATTGCCATGACTGGAATGTGCGAGGGAGAACGTCGTCAAGTGGTCATCCCATCAGACTTCGGATACGGAGACGACGGAAGAGCTCCAGCCATTCCAGGAAAAGCTCGTCTCTACTTTGACATCACCCTCGAGAAGCTCATCCAACGCGACGAGttgtaa
- the fkb-5 gene encoding peptidylprolyl isomerase (Confirmed by transcript evidence), whose amino-acid sequence MTPPFILVFHSHLFLVWSSFLQLKLISSRKFHVGVKMRVILLCLIVAAYCFAAEEQKLQWKDEDGLEIKIIRPIKAEKCPIKSQDGDVLDQWYKLSDKDGKEIGSNFNKKPYTFTLGKGQVIPGMERAMTGMCKGEKRKVVIPGNLGFGDKGRERDNIKEDQTLYYTVQLVDLFRAVPGEKWTTDEGIVIEQTHKIDEDKCKKSKSGDTIHQQYVLHLEDGTFVDSSFSRNAPFIFKLNNNEVIKGMDIAMTGMCEGERRQVVIPSDFGYGDDGRAPAIPGKARLYFDITLEKLIQRDEL is encoded by the exons ATGACCCCTCCCTTCATTCTTGTTTTCCATTCACATTTATTTCTTGTATGGTCTAGCTTCTTgcaattgaaattaatttcatcaAGGAAGTTCCACGTTGGCGTCAA AATGCGTGTCATTCTTCTGTGCTTGATAGTAGCAGCGTACTGCTTTGCCGCCGAGGAGCAAAAGCTTCAATGGAAGGATGAGGATGGTCTTGAGATCAAGATCATCAGGCCGATCAAGGCTGAGAAGTGCCCGATCAAGTCGCAAGACGGGGATGTTCTCGATCAATGGTACAAGCTTTCTGATAAGGATGGAAAGGAAATCGGATCCAACTTCAACAAGAAGCC ATACACCTTCACCCTCGGAAAAGGACAGGTCATCCCAGGAATGGAGAGAGCTATGACCGGAATGTGCAAGGGAGAAAAGAGAAAGGTCGTCATCCCAGGAAACCTCGGATTCGGAGACAAGGGACGTGAGCGTGACAACATCAAGGAGGATCAGACCCTCTACTACACCGTCCAGCTCGTCGATCTGTTCCGCGCTGTGCCAGGAGAGAAGTGGACCACCGATGAGGGAATCGTTATTGAGCAGACACACAAGATTGATGAGGATAAGTGCAAGAAGTCGAAGAGTGGAGACACCATTCACCAACAGTACGTGCTTCATCTTGAGGACGGAACTTTCGTCGATTCGTCTTTTTCTCGCAACGCTCCATTCATCTTCAAGTTGAATAATAAT GAAGTCATCAAGGGAATGGACATTGCCATGACTGGAATGTGCGAGGGAGAACGTCGTCAAGTGGTCATCCCATCAGACTTCGGATACGGAGACGACGGAAGAGCTCCAGCCATTCCAGGAAAAGCTCGTCTCTACTTTGACATCACCCTCGAGAAGCTCATCCAACGCGACGAGttgtaa
- the C50F2.7 gene encoding Sialomucin core protein 24 (Confirmed by transcript evidence), whose protein sequence is MRLSVLFCCALFATIFADDKDSSSSENLLSDKSSNITSADASDGKLQIEEQFDGNDNSTVTSNGTKSPSSVGSSLPTSSSGPEIKTTTPKSGKPRAPSFTAWSFFIGIIVAFLIIGIAVFVLKFFCQRRTPGNNVPYTAYQ, encoded by the exons ATGAGACTTTCCGTTTTATTCTGCTGCGCActttttgcaacaatttttgcagacGAT AAAGATTCCAGctcttcagaaaatttactTTCTGACAAATCCTCTAACATCACAAGTGCCGATGCATCAGatggaaaacttcaaattgaaGAGCAATTCGATGGAAATGATAACTCAACAGTAACATCGAATGGAACTAAAAGCCCTTCTTCAGTTGGATCATCTCTTCCAACAAGCTCATCTGGTCCTGAAATCAAGACAACGACTCCTAAATCTGGAAAACCAAGGGCTCCATCTTTCACTGCTTGGTCATTTTTCA TCGGTATCATCGTAGCTTTCCTGATCATTGGCATCGCTGTCTTTGTTCTGAAGTTCTTCTGCCAACGACGTACCCCTGGAAACAACGTCCCATACACTGCGTATCAGTGA
- the magu-3 gene encoding Guanylate kinase-like domain-containing protein (Confirmed by transcript evidence): MSEEDELSQLRSNAENLSRCLHVLLEKIENIEKKNGKEQDADSTKSNGTSSSNKDGKEKFEQVEIEEKTEIDPKTGLKKRTIVTERVLTTKTFHALALDGPSPTMTPILRSSGTKNHNYAPIHQSAILLPQYQSRKTTVDAGQLTQVEVEKHGGQLVVTKINEKSNYDLKPGDVITQVDGKDVYFRADIENLKGKVELTVEPAGIHCAPANFHRVQDTYSSHIDVDRPCLWLDLEVNPGDVIQILSKDEKWMQVRKLGDLTQVGYLPTSLTMEKVSMLCPFGRRTLVLLGAVGTGRRDIKSMLLRLAPHYFSTIVPLTSRAQRPGEVEGREYQFVRKEEIYQKIREGGMVEWGELDSQLYGTSADSVRNEIRSGRMCVLDAAPQSVNYLYNAEFMPFVVHVVPPPIEEFTQLEAVRRTHRTQGQLQSICDESAKIGLECKSKIHLTLVNRNIDVTFKRLVDSLETLRYETQWVPHSWMC, from the exons ATGAGCGAAGAAGATGAGTTGTCTCAGCTGAGATCGAACGCCGAAAACTTGTCCAGATGTCTTCatgttttattggaaaaaatcgagaatatCGAGAAGAAGAATGGAAAGGAGCAGGATGCGGATAGCACAAag agcaacGGCACCTCTTCCTCAAACAAAGACGGGAAGGAAAAGTTCGAGCAAGTGGAGATTGAGGAGAAAACTGAAATCGATCCGAAAACCGggctgaaaaaaagaacaatcgTAACTGAAAGAGTTCTGACAACGAAGACATTTCATGCTCTCGCACTTGATGGACCATCTCCAACCATGACACCAATTCTAAGATCATCTGGaaccaaaaatcataattatGCACCAATTCATCAATCAGCAATTCTTCTTCCACAGTATCAATCAAGAAAGACTACTGTAGATGCTGGGCAACTGACACAA GTTGAAGTTGAGAAACACGGAGGCCAGTTGGTAGtaacaaaaatcaatgaaaagtCCAATTATGATCTGAAGCCTGGTGATGTTATTACCCAAGTCGATGGAAAAGATGTCTACTTTAGAGCAGATATCGAGAATTTGAAAGGAAAAGTTGAACTGACAGTGGAACCCGCTGGGATTCATTGTGCGCCTGcg aacttccaCCGCGTCCAAGACACATATAGCTCTCACATCGACGTGGACCGCCCGTGTCTTTGGCTGGATCTAGAAGTGAATCCAGGTGATgtaatacaaattttgagtaaagATGAAAAATGGATGCAAGTGAGAAAACTTGGTGATTTGACACAAGTTGGATATCTTCCAACTTCACTGACAATGGAGAAAGTGTCAATGCTCTGTCCATTCGGAAGAAGAACTCTTGTATTGCTAGGAGCAGTTGGAACAGGAAGAAGGGATATTAAGTCGATGCTTTTGAGGCTGGCTccacattatttttcaacaattgttCCAT TAACCTCACGAGCCCAACGACCTGGAGAAGTGGAGGGACGTGAATATCAATTTGTCCGAAAAGAAGAAATTTACCAAAAGATTCGTGAAGGTGGAATGGTTGAGTGGGGGGAATTGGATAGTCAACTCTATGGAACATCGGCAGACTCCGTTAGAAATGAAATCCGAAGTGGACGAATGTGTGTATTGGATGCTGCTCCTCAG AGtgtaaattatttatataacGCTGAATTCATGCCATTCGTGGTTCATGTCGTGCCCCCACCAATTGAAGAGTTTACACAACTTGAGGCGGTTCGAAGGACTCACAG gacTCAAGGCCAACTCCAATCAATTTGTGACGAAAGTGCAAAGATAGGATTGGAATGTAAATCAAAGATTCATCTAACACTTGTTAATAGGAATATTGATGTTACATTCAAACG ATTGGTTGACTCGTTGGAAACTCTTCGCTACGAGACCCAATGGGTTCCACATAGTTGGATGTGCTAG
- the pbs-4 gene encoding Proteasome subunit beta type-2 (Confirmed by transcript evidence): MAGMHFLVGISTENYVILAADKATFAYGAILADSENDKEYRLGKKLTMMCIGEEGDVAQFGDWTKRNLQLYSVRNGYEVSPSCAHHFVRRSIAEGLRSQDHYTVDVLIGGYDDKEDKAFLGSVDYLANGLGQQPYLFRGFCGRFCYAIMDREYKKDMTEAEGLALMNKCIGEAKRRFVANIPGYKVVIIDKKGYRKLDDVLF, from the exons ATGGCTGGTATGCACTTCTTGGTGGGAATTTCCACCGAAAACTACGTGATTTTGGCCGCAGACAAAGCCACTTTCGCTTATGGCGCTATTCTCGCTGACAGCG aaaacgaCAAGGAATATAGACTGGGAAAGAAGTTGACAATGATGTGCATCGGAGAGGAAGGAGACGTCGCACAGTTCGGAGACTGGACCAAGAGAAATCTTCAGTTGTACTCGGTCAGAAATGGTTACGAGGTTTCACCATCATGTGCTCATCACTTCGTTCGGCGCAGTATCGCCGAAGGTCTCCGCTCGCAAGATCACTACACTGTCGATGTTCTGATTGGAGGATATGATGACAAGGAGGACAAGGCTTTCCTAGGATCTGTTGATTACTTGGCTAATGGACTCGGGCAACAG CCGTACTTGTTCCGAGGATTCTGCGGACGCTTCTGCTATGCCATTATGGATCGTGAATACAAAAAAG ACATGACTGAGGCTGAAGGACTCGCTTTGATGAACAAGTGCATCGGAGAGGCTAAGAGACGTTTCGTCGCCAACATTCCGGGATACAAAGTGGTGATCATCGATAAGAAGGGATACCGCAAATTGGATGATGttcttttctaa
- the mrrf-1 gene encoding Ribosome-recycling factor, mitochondrial (Confirmed by transcript evidence) yields the protein MIRLAVIRLAQGASRAQFLQKQAQIFTSAVVNAKKKADNKKKNPPAVFSNLEENAVVQETIKEIQRVEGLLVEELTRHFSLKVDIRQYEDVMVKLENGKDKPLSMIARVTLKSPLMIMINFQDNPSAIKAAKLAIQKSTLNVTPQQEGAVLYVNVPPMSKERREKMASDAKGRILNEYKKAINEIYSKSDKKSSNEFSTRPDEAKKTREALLNMKHAAEQRGGLLIEERRKQLLKQVV from the exons ATGATTCGTTTAGCAGTAATTCGATTAGCCCAAGGTGCCTCTCGAGCTCAATTCCTTCAAAAACAAGCTCAAATCTTTACTTCTGCAGTTGTAAATGCTAAGAAAAAAGCGGACAATAAGAAAAAG AATCCACCAGCAGTTTTCTCGAATTTGGAGGAAAACGCAGTCGTCCAGGAAACaataaaagaaattcaaagagTTGAAGGATTACTTGTCGAAGAGCTCACAAGACATTTTTCTCttaaa GTAGATATTCGGCAATATGAAGATGTCATGGTCAAGCTTGAAAATGGAAAGGATAAGCCACTGTCCATGATTGCCAGAGTCACATTAAAATCTCCACTTATGATTATGATCAACTTCCAGGATAATCCATCTGCAATTAAAGCAGCAAAATTGGCGATTCAG aaatcaacTCTTAATGTAACTCCACAACAGGAGGGAGCTGTTTTGTATGTGAATGTGCCGCCGATGAGTAAAGAAAGAAGAGAGAAAATGGCATCTGATGCGAAGGGACGAATTCTCAATGAATACAAAAAGGCGATCAACGAAATCTATTCCAAAAGTGATAAGAAGTCGTCGAATGAGTTTTCCACGAGACCAGATGAAGCCAAGAAAACACGGGAAGCACTATTGAATATGAAGCACGCTGCTGAACAAAGAGGAGGTCTACTCATCGAAGAACGCCGCAAACAGCTGCTGAAACAAGTCGTTTAA